From one Phocoena sinus isolate mPhoSin1 chromosome 6, mPhoSin1.pri, whole genome shotgun sequence genomic stretch:
- the CTSB gene encoding cathepsin B isoform X1: MWRLLATLSLVVLTSAWSDVHFPPLSDELVNFVNKQNTTWKAGHNFYNVDLSYVKKLCGTFLGGPKLPQRAAFAEGMILPESFDAREQWPNCPTIREIRDQGSCGSCWAFGAVEAISDRLCIRSNGRVNVEVSAEDMLTCCGDECGDGCNGGFPSGAWNFWTKQGLVSGGLYNSHVGCRPYSIPPCEHHVNGSRPPCTGEGDTPKCSKICEPGYTPSYKEDKHFGCSSYSVSGSEKEIMAEIYKNGPVEGAFSVYSDFLLYKSGVYQHVTGEMMGGHAIRILGWGVENGTPYWLVGNSWNTDWGDNGFFKILRGEDHCGIESEIVAGIPCPRQY, translated from the exons ATGTGGCGGCTCCTGGCCACACTCAGCCTGGTGGTGCTGACCAGTGCCTGGAGCGATGTGCATTTCCCGCCTCTGTCGGATGAGCTGGTCAACTTCGTTAACAAGCAGAACACTACGTGGAAG GCTGGACACAACTTCTACAACGTGGACCTGAGCTACGTGAAGAAGCTGTGTGGCACCTTCCTGGGCGGGCCCAAGCTGCCCCAGAG AGCTGCCTTTGCTGAGGGCATGATCCTGCCTGAAAGCTTCGACGCCCGGGAACAGTGGCCAAACTGCCCGACCATCAGAGAGATCAGAGACCAGGGTTCCTGCGGCTCCTGCTGG GCGTTCGGGGCTGTGGAAGCCATCTCTGACCGGCTCTGCATCCGCAGCAATGGACGTGTCAACGTGGAGGTGTCTGCCGAGGACATGCTGACCTGCTGTGGCGACGAGTGTGGGGATGG CTGTAATGGCGGCTTCCCCTCTGGAGCCTGGAACTTCTGGACGAAACAAGGCCTGGTGTCCGGGGGCCTCTATAACTCACATGTGG GCTGCAGGCCCTACTCCATCCCCCCCTGCGAGCACCACGTGAACGGCTCCCGGCCCCCGTGCACGGGGGAGGGCGACACCCCCAAGTGCAGCAAGATCTGTGAGCCCGGCTACACCCCATCCTACAAAGAAGACAAGCACTTTG GATGCAGTTCCTACAGCGTCTCCGGTAGCGAGAAGGAGATCATGGCGGAGATCTACAAAAACGGCCCAGTCGAGGGGGCCTTCTCCGTGTATTCGGACTTCCTGCTGTACAAGTCTG GGGTGTACCAGCACGTCACAGGAGAGATGATGGGAGGCCACGCCATCCGCATCCTGGGCTGGGGAGTGGAGAACGGCACCCCCTACTGGCTGGTCGGCAACTCCTGGAACACCGACTGGGGTGACAATG GCTTCTTTAAAATCCTCAGAGGAGAGGATCACTGTGGAATCGAATCGGAAATTGTGGCTGGAATCCCATGCCCTCGTCAGTACTAG
- the CTSB gene encoding cathepsin B isoform X2, translating into MWRLLATLSLVVLTSAWSDVHFPPLSDELVNFVNKQNTTWKAGHNFYNVDLSYVKKLCGTFLGGPKLPQRAAFAEGMILPESFDAREQWPNCPTIREIRDQGSCGSCWAFGAVEAISDRLCIRSNGRVNVEVSAEDMLTCCGDECGDGCNGGFPSGAWNFWTKQGLVSGGLYNSHVGCRPYSIPPCEHHVNGSRPPCTGEGDTPKCSKICEPGYTPSYKEDKHFGVYQHVTGEMMGGHAIRILGWGVENGTPYWLVGNSWNTDWGDNGFFKILRGEDHCGIESEIVAGIPCPRQY; encoded by the exons ATGTGGCGGCTCCTGGCCACACTCAGCCTGGTGGTGCTGACCAGTGCCTGGAGCGATGTGCATTTCCCGCCTCTGTCGGATGAGCTGGTCAACTTCGTTAACAAGCAGAACACTACGTGGAAG GCTGGACACAACTTCTACAACGTGGACCTGAGCTACGTGAAGAAGCTGTGTGGCACCTTCCTGGGCGGGCCCAAGCTGCCCCAGAG AGCTGCCTTTGCTGAGGGCATGATCCTGCCTGAAAGCTTCGACGCCCGGGAACAGTGGCCAAACTGCCCGACCATCAGAGAGATCAGAGACCAGGGTTCCTGCGGCTCCTGCTGG GCGTTCGGGGCTGTGGAAGCCATCTCTGACCGGCTCTGCATCCGCAGCAATGGACGTGTCAACGTGGAGGTGTCTGCCGAGGACATGCTGACCTGCTGTGGCGACGAGTGTGGGGATGG CTGTAATGGCGGCTTCCCCTCTGGAGCCTGGAACTTCTGGACGAAACAAGGCCTGGTGTCCGGGGGCCTCTATAACTCACATGTGG GCTGCAGGCCCTACTCCATCCCCCCCTGCGAGCACCACGTGAACGGCTCCCGGCCCCCGTGCACGGGGGAGGGCGACACCCCCAAGTGCAGCAAGATCTGTGAGCCCGGCTACACCCCATCCTACAAAGAAGACAAGCACTTTG GGGTGTACCAGCACGTCACAGGAGAGATGATGGGAGGCCACGCCATCCGCATCCTGGGCTGGGGAGTGGAGAACGGCACCCCCTACTGGCTGGTCGGCAACTCCTGGAACACCGACTGGGGTGACAATG GCTTCTTTAAAATCCTCAGAGGAGAGGATCACTGTGGAATCGAATCGGAAATTGTGGCTGGAATCCCATGCCCTCGTCAGTACTAG